The Dendropsophus ebraccatus isolate aDenEbr1 chromosome 3, aDenEbr1.pat, whole genome shotgun sequence genome includes a region encoding these proteins:
- the LOC138787581 gene encoding zinc finger protein OZF-like, with product MVLLASSVGGTLVLIQGDLKRKKCTSYLDILSRRLQGEDLIEINVTDMTVKEEEETDDSNDEQYKEDITTGKDLNSNNDTNTTSEEVETCMSNNEKYLMDITTRKIMNLVNATDIKSEEETDDSSDEQYKGDIHTGKHLKDMNGTDIIDMMMKEEEETDDSSDEQYKEDITIVMLVPFHVQNVGSVLLRTQSLLHTKEFKKGRSPFHVQNVGNISLRNQSFLSIKKITQRRKAFSCSQCGKCFTQKSSLVDHQITHTGEKPFSCSECGKCFTRKTHLVNHQSSHTGEKPFSCSECQKCFTRKSNLVDHQRTHTGEKPFSCEECGKYFTKKSNLLYHKNIHIEVAPFPCSECEKCFYHKPHLVRHQISHTGEKPFSCSECGKCFHLKSQLVRHQRSHTGEKPFSCSECGKCFALNATLVSHQKTHTGEKPFSCSECGRCFTRKSTLITHQKSH from the exons ATGGTCCTCTTGGCTTCCTCAGTGGGAGGGACCCTCGTTCTTATACAAGGTGATCTAAAGAGGAAGAAATGTACTTCATACCTGGATATTCTGTCTAGACGCCTACAA ggggaagatctaATTGAGATCAACGTTACAGATATGActgtaaaagaagaagaggagacagatgacagcaatgatgagcagtataaggaggacataacTACCGGGAAGGATCTGAACTCTAATAATGACACAAACACAACATCAGAAGAAGTAGAGACATGTATGAGCAATAATGAGAAGTATCTGATGGACATCACTACAAGGAAAATTATGAACCTTGTTAATGCTACAGACATAAAgtcagaagaagagacagatgacagcagtgatgagcagtataagggagACATTCATACGGGAAAACATCTGAAGGATATGAATGGCACAGACATTATAGATATGATGatgaaagaagaagaggagacagatgacagcagtgatgagcagtataaggaggacatcactatag TTATGTTGGTGCCG tttcatgttcagaatgtgggaagtgttttactaAGAACTCAAAGCTTGTTACACACCAAAGAATTCAAAAAGGGGAGAAGcccttttcatgttcagaatgtaggaaATATTTCACTAAGAAATCAAAGCTTCTTaagcataaaaaaaatcactCAGAGGAGgaaggcattttcatgttcacaatgtgggaaatgttttactcagaaatcaagtcttgttgaccatcaaataactcacacaggggagaagcccttttcatgttcagaatgtggaaaatgctttacTCGGAAAACACATCTTGTTAACCATCAAAgcagtcacacaggggagaagccattttcatgttcagaatgtcaaaaatgttttactcggaaatcaaatcttgttgaccaccaaagaactcacacaggggagaagcccttttcatgtgaagaatgtgggaaatattttactaAGAAATCAAATCTTCTTTACCATAAAAACATTCACATAGAGGTGGCGccatttccatgttcagaatgtgaaaaatgtttttatcaCAAACCACATCTTGTTAGACATCAAATAtctcacacgggggagaagccattttcatgttcagaatgtggaaaatgttttcatCTAAAATCACAACTTGTTAGACATCAAAGAtctcacacgggggagaagccattttcatgttcagaatgtggaaaatgttttgctctgAACGCAACCCTTGTTAgccatcaaaaaactcacactggggagaagccgttctcatgctcagaatgtggaagatgttttactcggaaatcaaCTCTTATTACACATCAGAAAAGTCACTAA